The DNA window CACGAAGCCATGGAGGCCCAGGTCATTGAAGGATCCCAGTGTCCCGAATGTGGTCACGAGTTGGCGGTTAAATCCGGTCGTTTTGGTATCTTTATCGGTTGCACCCAATATCCTTTGTGTCATCACATAGAAAAGCCGGAACACTCAGATGAGGCCGAGGTTGTGCCTTGTCCCCAATGCAAGCAGGGGACCCTGGAACACAGGACCAACAGGTATGGCAAAGGTTTTTACGCCTGTAGCTGTTACCCTAAATGTAAGTTCCTGGTGAATTATCCCCCTGTTGCCGAGTCCTGCCCCGATTGTGGCTTCGGCATTCTGGTGCAGCGCAAGGGTAGCGCCGGACTCAGGTTGGAATGCCCCAATAAGCCGTGCAAGTTTAAAAGACCACTCTAGCCCGTCTATTTTGCGCTGGTGCTTATGCTGGTGCTGACAGTGCTTGCCGCTATAATGAAGTCGCATCTCTATCAATATTGAATTCAAAATCAAGGTAATAACATGCTTCACCTCGAACCGTCGGCTATCGCTGACGTGATTGCCACCGGCGGCGTGATCGCCTATCCAACAGAGGCTGTGTATGGACTGGGATGCGACCCTGACAATCTGAGCGCCGTTCAGGCGCTGTTGGATGTCAAGCAAAGGCCCTGGGAAAAAGGCCTGATCCTTATCGCCAGCCGCTTCGAGCAATTGCTTTCGTACCTGGATTTATCCGCAGTGACAGAGCAGCAACTCACCGCAGCGCAAGCCAAATGGCCCGGCCCCTTCACCTTTGTCATTCCGGCAAAGGCCGAGGTCAGCCCTTTGCTGCGTGGCAGCTTCAGCACCATAGCCGTGCGGGTAAGCGCCCATCCGGGTGTCAGAACCATGTGTGATGCGATAGATAAGCCTTTGGTGTCCACCAGTGCCAATCTTGCCGGTGAGGAGCCTGCTCTGACCCTGGCGGAAGTGGAAACTCAATTCAGCGGTAAAATAGCGGCGGTGGTCTTGGGTGAGCTGGGCACAGCGCGTCAGCCATCAACCATCATTGATATTCAAACCGGCCATATTTTCAGACAAGGATAAAAGGATTACAGCATGGGACTTCCGAATGCCGACGAGGTAAAAGCGTTTTTATTGCAGCTGCAGGCTGACATTTGTGCCGGTCTGGAAAAGTTGGATGGCAAGGCCACTTTTGTCAGTGACAGTTGGCAGAGAGCCGAAGGCGGTGGCGGCACCAGCAAGGTGCTGACCCAGGGGGCCGTGTTTGAACAGGCCGGGGTGAACTTCTCCCATGTGACGGGCGCAGCCATGCCGGCATCGGCTACGGCACACAGACCCGAGTTGGCGGGACGCAGTTTTGAGGCGATGGGTGTTTCCCTGGTGATCCACCCCAACAACCCCTATGTGCCGACCACCCACGCCAATGTGCGTTTTTTTATTGCCCGTAAAGAGGGCGCCGATCCCGTATGGTGGTTTGGCGGTGGGTTCGATCTGACGCCCTATTATCCCTTCGAGGAAGATGTCATAGAGTGGCACAGACATGCCAAAGCCCTGTGCGAACCCTTCGGAGAAGAGGTTTACCCCAAATACAAGAAATGGTGCGACGACTACTTCTTCCTGCCACACCGCAATGAAACCCGTGGTGTCGGCGGACTGTTTTTCGATGATCTGAATGAGTGGGGCTTTGAGCGCTGCTTTGACTTTATGCAGGCTGTTGGCAAGGGTTTTCTCACCGCCTATGCCCCGATAGTCAAAAGGCGTAAGCACACAGAATTTGGCGAACGGGAGCGCGACTTTCAGTTGTACCGCCGTGGCCGTTATGTGGAATTCAATCTGGTATACGATCGCGGCACCCTGTTTGGACTGCAGACCGGTGGCCGTACCGAGTCGATTCTGATGTCCATGCCACCCTTGGTGCGTTGGCAATATGCCTATGTACCCGAAGCCGGTACGGCTGAAGCCAAGCTATACGAGCATTATCTCAAACCAAGGGATTGGTTGGCCCTGGGCTGATCCTATTACTGGTTGCGCATGTGATCTGCCAGGGTGGCTATCGCCCGGTAGATTACCTGCCTGTGCTCGGGATTGGTTATGTGCTGCTCCAGCGCATAACGCATGCAAATCAGCCACTGATCCCGCAATTGCTCGTCGATGGCAAAGGGCATGTGTCTGGCCCGCAGGGCGGGGTGGCCATACTTTTGTTGGAACAGTTGTGGACCGCCGAGCCAACCGCTGAGGAATTCATACAGTTTTTGCTCCGACTGAGCCAGGGGGGCTCTATGCACAGCCAACAACTCGCGGGTATCGTCTCCCTGCTGCATGCGCTGATAGAAACTGTGGGCAATGGCCTTTAAGGTGTTATCACCGCCTATCATGTCATAGGCATTGGACTGCTTGGGATCCCTGTCGTCCTGATGGACGGTTTGGGATGCCGGCCTCCGGGGCAGCAATTTCTTAAACCAGTTCATTCACACGCTCACTGAAAAATGGGCGCCCAGTATAGCCAAAAGCCGATGAAAATTACTCCTTGTTCTGCCATTGCCCGCTTAAATGGGCTCGCGGTAGACTGACAGCACGAACCCATTCCCAAGTCAGCCCATGACAGACAAATACGCCGTATTCGGCAATCCCATCGCCCACAGCAAGTCACCGCAGATCCACGCTGCCTTTGCACAGCAAACCGGTGAAGACATAAGTTATCAAGCGATTCTGGCACCTAAGGATGGCTTTGGGGACTGCCTTGCCGACTTTATTGCCGCCGGGGGCAAGGGCGCCAATGTCACCCTGCCATTCAAGGAGCAGGCCTTTGCCCTGTGTGATGACCTCAGTGACGATGCTCGCTTGGCCGGTGCCGTTAATACCCTGGTTGTTGGTGCCGATGGGCGTTTGCAGGGTGAGAATACCGATGGCTTGGGTCTGGTCGCTGATCTGCGTCGTCAGCAGGTTGAGTTGCAGGGGGCCAGAGTGTTGCTGCTGGGGGCCGGTGGTGCCGCCAGAGGTGCGCTCGGGCCTCTGCTCAGGGCTGGCGCCCATATCAGCATCGGCAACCGAACCCACGCCAAGGCGCTTGAGTTGGCAGCCTTGTTCCCAGGTTCGCCAATAGTAGCGGTCGATGCCATGGCGGCAACCCGGGCTTTCGACTTGGTTATCAATTCCACTTCCGCCAGTTTACAGGGGGAGGTACCGCCGCTGGCGTCGGCGGCCATAGGCCCGGCAACCGTGTGTTATGACATGATGTATGGCAGTGGCTGCACCAGCTTTAATAGCTGGGCCAAACAACAAGGTGCCGCAAAGGTAATTGATGGCCTGGGCATGCTGGTGGGGCAGGCAGCCGAAAGCTTTGAGCTTTGGCGTGGTGTCAGGCCTGAGGTAGAGCCGGTACTGGCACTGCTCAGGCAACAGCTCAATCAGGGAGAAGCACAATGAACCAAAGCATCATTTTCACGGATTTGGTTGAGTGGTTGCCTGAGGTGCGGCAAGTTAGATTCATTGCCCAACAAAATGGTGTCAATATCGGCTGTTTGGTTGGCCTGCCACTATTAACCAAACTCAGCGGGACCCAGGCAGATGAAACCAATGCAATGCAGCTGTTTGAAGATGTGCGTTTTGATCTGGAAGATAAAGCCGAGTCGCTCATCGAAGACGAAGCCTTCGATGAGGAAGGGCAAATAAGGCTCTAATCTCAGGCCTGCTGGTTTTCGGCCAGGTATTCGTCTTTCAGGATCACATAGTTCAGTGCCGATTGCGGCAGGAACGCCAGTTCGGCTTCGGTCAAGGGGCGGGCTTGCTTTACCGGGCTGCCCACATAGAGATAACCACTCTCCAACACCTTGCCAGGTGGCACCAGTGAGCCCGCTCCCAGGATCACATCATCACTGACGACGGCGCCGTCCAATATGATGGCGCCCATACCAATCAAGACCCGGTTGCCCACGGTGCAACCGTGCAGCATGGCCTTGTGACCTATGGTGACATCGTCCCCTATCAACAGCGGATGGCCTTCTGGTTTGGCGGGTGTTTTGCGGGTTACATGCAAGACTGTGCCGTCCTGTAT is part of the Shewanella cyperi genome and encodes:
- a CDS encoding DNA topoisomerase family protein, translated to MSKIDSDLFSAHEHALEKEYELCPECGSELSVRHSKHGSFIGCNNYPNCQYTRPLVQHEAMEAQVIEGSQCPECGHELAVKSGRFGIFIGCTQYPLCHHIEKPEHSDEAEVVPCPQCKQGTLEHRTNRYGKGFYACSCYPKCKFLVNYPPVAESCPDCGFGILVQRKGSAGLRLECPNKPCKFKRPL
- a CDS encoding L-threonylcarbamoyladenylate synthase, producing the protein MLHLEPSAIADVIATGGVIAYPTEAVYGLGCDPDNLSAVQALLDVKQRPWEKGLILIASRFEQLLSYLDLSAVTEQQLTAAQAKWPGPFTFVIPAKAEVSPLLRGSFSTIAVRVSAHPGVRTMCDAIDKPLVSTSANLAGEEPALTLAEVETQFSGKIAAVVLGELGTARQPSTIIDIQTGHIFRQG
- the hemF gene encoding oxygen-dependent coproporphyrinogen oxidase; the protein is MGLPNADEVKAFLLQLQADICAGLEKLDGKATFVSDSWQRAEGGGGTSKVLTQGAVFEQAGVNFSHVTGAAMPASATAHRPELAGRSFEAMGVSLVIHPNNPYVPTTHANVRFFIARKEGADPVWWFGGGFDLTPYYPFEEDVIEWHRHAKALCEPFGEEVYPKYKKWCDDYFFLPHRNETRGVGGLFFDDLNEWGFERCFDFMQAVGKGFLTAYAPIVKRRKHTEFGERERDFQLYRRGRYVEFNLVYDRGTLFGLQTGGRTESILMSMPPLVRWQYAYVPEAGTAEAKLYEHYLKPRDWLALG
- a CDS encoding group II truncated hemoglobin, translating into MNWFKKLLPRRPASQTVHQDDRDPKQSNAYDMIGGDNTLKAIAHSFYQRMQQGDDTRELLAVHRAPLAQSEQKLYEFLSGWLGGPQLFQQKYGHPALRARHMPFAIDEQLRDQWLICMRYALEQHITNPEHRQVIYRAIATLADHMRNQ
- the aroE gene encoding shikimate dehydrogenase, with protein sequence MTDKYAVFGNPIAHSKSPQIHAAFAQQTGEDISYQAILAPKDGFGDCLADFIAAGGKGANVTLPFKEQAFALCDDLSDDARLAGAVNTLVVGADGRLQGENTDGLGLVADLRRQQVELQGARVLLLGAGGAARGALGPLLRAGAHISIGNRTHAKALELAALFPGSPIVAVDAMAATRAFDLVINSTSASLQGEVPPLASAAIGPATVCYDMMYGSGCTSFNSWAKQQGAAKVIDGLGMLVGQAAESFELWRGVRPEVEPVLALLRQQLNQGEAQ
- a CDS encoding DUF1488 family protein, coding for MNQSIIFTDLVEWLPEVRQVRFIAQQNGVNIGCLVGLPLLTKLSGTQADETNAMQLFEDVRFDLEDKAESLIEDEAFDEEGQIRL
- a CDS encoding gamma carbonic anhydrase family protein; translated protein: MFTSLRKYKGTAPKLGAKVYIDEACVLVGDIELGDDASVWPMVAARGDVNHIRIGKRTSIQDGTVLHVTRKTPAKPEGHPLLIGDDVTIGHKAMLHGCTVGNRVLIGMGAIILDGAVVSDDVILGAGSLVPPGKVLESGYLYVGSPVKQARPLTEAELAFLPQSALNYVILKDEYLAENQQA